In a genomic window of Coprococcus eutactus:
- a CDS encoding response regulator transcription factor: protein MAVHIYIVEDDKNIREIEMFALKNSGYAVEEFENAKSFFSKTAEKVPDLVLLDIMLPDMDGLEIVKKLRSRPDTVRIPIILVTAKTTELDKVKGLDIGADDYLTKPFGVMELISRVKALLRRSRALQDDKQLVIGDITLDSERREVHVGGELCELTFKEFELLKLLMVNAGIVLHRDTIMSDVWGTDYEGESRTLDMHIKTLRQKLGEAGNMIKTVRNVGYKME, encoded by the coding sequence ATGGCGGTACACATTTATATAGTAGAAGATGATAAGAATATAAGAGAGATAGAGATGTTCGCACTCAAGAACAGTGGGTATGCGGTGGAGGAGTTTGAAAATGCTAAATCATTCTTTTCCAAAACTGCCGAGAAGGTTCCTGATCTAGTGCTTCTTGACATAATGCTCCCGGATATGGATGGACTGGAGATAGTGAAGAAGCTCAGAAGCAGACCCGACACTGTCAGGATCCCGATTATTCTCGTGACGGCTAAGACCACTGAACTTGACAAGGTTAAGGGACTTGATATAGGTGCGGATGATTATCTCACAAAGCCTTTTGGCGTTATGGAGCTTATCTCAAGGGTAAAGGCACTTTTGAGACGAAGCAGGGCGCTGCAGGATGATAAACAGCTTGTCATCGGGGATATTACACTGGATTCAGAGCGGCGGGAGGTTCATGTTGGAGGAGAACTCTGTGAGCTTACATTCAAGGAATTTGAGCTTCTGAAGCTTCTGATGGTGAACGCGGGAATTGTGCTTCACAGGGATACTATCATGTCGGACGTGTGGGGAACGGATTACGAGGGTGAGTCTAGAACCCTTGACATGCATATCAAAACGCTTAGACAGAAGCTGGGTGAAGCTGGCAACATGATAAAGACTGTGAGAAATGTCGGATATAAGATGGAGTAG
- a CDS encoding sensor histidine kinase translates to MGKNSDTRLKKVINLEFITLTLVAIAVTMVLSTFIFYEVYKAEIIRDLKGYAEVLKNTGDFDGDDTSVYASVDTDDLRLTLVAPDGSVIYDNQADETSMQNHFDRPEIAEAFEKGDGQVIRKSATLNKSTYYYAILLKSGRVLRIARESNNVISMFLAAMPVMLLVMALLVVVTIIVTHYLTRNILKPIEQMANRLDDDTHIVAYREMRPFIDMIQKQHADIVKSSQMRQEFTANVSHELKTPLTSISGYSELIETGMATEADVHHFATEIHKNSNRLLTLINDIIRLSELDVSEDTPAMEKVDLAVIARTATDMLAINAEKNNVTLSYSGSHEYIYANKMMMEELVYNLTDNAIRYNNKNGSVDVSVNSDGDKVTLRVKDTGIGIPAEHQERIFERFYRVDKSRSKSTGGTGLGLAIVKHIVARNNAHLDMVSEPGRGTDISVTFDKYRGDGE, encoded by the coding sequence ATGGGAAAAAACAGTGACACCAGACTTAAAAAGGTTATTAATCTTGAATTTATCACATTGACTCTTGTGGCGATTGCAGTGACCATGGTTTTGTCCACCTTCATATTTTATGAGGTATACAAGGCAGAGATCATAAGAGATTTGAAGGGATATGCGGAAGTTCTTAAGAATACTGGAGATTTCGATGGGGATGATACCAGTGTGTACGCCAGCGTGGATACAGATGATCTTAGACTGACGCTTGTGGCACCGGATGGAAGCGTTATATATGATAATCAGGCAGATGAGACCTCGATGCAGAATCACTTTGACAGGCCGGAGATAGCGGAGGCGTTTGAGAAAGGTGACGGACAGGTTATAAGAAAGTCAGCGACACTCAACAAGAGTACGTACTATTATGCCATATTGTTGAAGTCGGGAAGGGTACTCAGGATAGCGAGGGAATCCAACAATGTCATCAGCATGTTTCTTGCGGCTATGCCGGTCATGCTTCTGGTGATGGCGCTTCTGGTTGTAGTTACTATCATTGTCACACACTACCTTACAAGAAATATATTAAAACCAATCGAACAGATGGCGAACCGATTGGATGACGACACGCATATAGTGGCATATAGGGAGATGCGGCCGTTTATCGACATGATACAGAAACAGCATGCTGATATCGTAAAGAGCTCTCAGATGAGGCAGGAGTTTACGGCAAATGTGTCGCATGAGCTGAAGACACCGCTCACGTCCATATCAGGTTACTCAGAACTCATAGAGACGGGCATGGCAACCGAGGCAGATGTGCATCATTTTGCAACAGAGATACACAAGAATTCTAATCGACTGCTGACGCTTATCAATGACATAATAAGACTGTCCGAGCTGGACGTGTCAGAGGATACGCCGGCCATGGAGAAGGTGGATCTGGCAGTCATAGCCAGAACAGCCACGGACATGCTGGCGATAAATGCCGAGAAGAACAATGTGACTTTAAGTTACAGCGGCAGCCATGAATATATATATGCCAACAAGATGATGATGGAGGAGCTGGTGTACAACCTCACCGACAATGCCATCAGGTACAATAATAAGAATGGAAGTGTGGATGTGTCCGTGAATTCCGATGGGGACAAAGTCACACTGAGAGTTAAGGATACAGGAATAGGTATTCCTGCTGAACATCAGGAGAGAATATTCGAGAGATTTTACAGAGTAGATAAGAGTCGTTCAAAGTCAACCGGTGGAACCGGTCTTGGACTTGCCATAGTAAAGCACATAGTTGCGCGCAACAATGCACACCTGGATATGGTGAGCGAGCCAGGCAGGGGAACAGACATATCGGTTACGTTTGATAAGTACAGGGGAGATGGAGAATGA
- a CDS encoding Na/Pi cotransporter family protein, protein MDIFNVLSLLGGLAMFLYGMNVMGDGLAKTAGGKLEKILEKLTSTPIRGVLLGAAVTGVIQSSSATTVMVVGLVNSGIMKLRQAVGIIMGANIGTTVTSWILSLTGIQSDNIFINMLKPSSFSPILAVIGIIFLMFTKSEKKHDIGAILLGFTVLMFGMEMMSGAVEPLKEVPEFTSILTMFSNPFLGMLVGMLVTAVIQSSSASVGILQALCATGAVSFSTAIPIIMGQNIGTCVTALISCIGTKKNAKRAAFVHLYFNIIGTFVFMVVFYTVNSFVHFQFLNDSANAAGIAVVHSVFNIAATLLLLPFSGGLEKLATLTVRDKEETENNTPAELEMLKRLDVRFLEKPAFAVGHCIEVVKYMAQLSKNSIDMALSLVDNYDETVRDKVEDLEGIIDTYEDEVGSYMVKLSSKELSHEDSQKVSIGLHVIGDLERMSDHAITIADICRKMNETGAVFSEKAKAELSVYKDAVQNIVEMTVDAYEKEDLQEASHVEPLEEAINELNSAVKKQHIKRLQKGKCTIELGISLENLINNYERVADHCSNVAVAMLQLKSDNFDTHEYLDNMKKDSNIDFQSMYTYYREMYKLK, encoded by the coding sequence ATGGATATTTTTAATGTGTTATCCCTTTTGGGCGGACTCGCCATGTTCCTTTATGGAATGAATGTAATGGGAGACGGGCTTGCCAAAACGGCGGGCGGTAAGCTGGAGAAGATACTGGAGAAGCTCACCTCGACACCTATAAGAGGAGTTCTGCTGGGCGCTGCGGTGACAGGCGTTATTCAGTCGTCATCAGCGACAACGGTCATGGTGGTCGGACTTGTCAATTCCGGTATCATGAAACTTAGACAGGCTGTGGGCATCATCATGGGTGCAAATATAGGAACCACAGTAACATCATGGATACTTAGTCTTACAGGAATACAGAGCGACAATATATTTATTAATATGTTGAAACCCTCATCTTTTTCACCTATACTCGCAGTAATAGGTATAATATTCCTCATGTTTACAAAGTCGGAGAAGAAGCATGATATCGGTGCTATACTCCTTGGATTTACGGTGCTCATGTTTGGTATGGAGATGATGAGCGGAGCAGTGGAGCCACTCAAGGAGGTGCCGGAGTTTACAAGCATACTCACAATGTTCTCCAATCCGTTTCTGGGAATGCTTGTCGGAATGCTCGTAACAGCCGTGATCCAGAGTTCATCGGCATCTGTCGGTATACTTCAGGCATTATGTGCGACCGGAGCGGTGTCATTTAGTACAGCTATTCCTATAATCATGGGACAGAATATAGGAACATGTGTGACGGCGCTCATATCATGTATAGGGACCAAGAAAAATGCCAAGAGAGCGGCATTTGTACATCTATATTTTAATATCATTGGTACGTTCGTGTTCATGGTCGTGTTCTATACCGTAAATTCATTTGTCCATTTCCAGTTCCTGAATGATTCGGCAAATGCTGCTGGCATAGCGGTGGTACACAGTGTATTCAATATAGCAGCAACACTTCTTCTTCTGCCATTTTCGGGAGGACTTGAGAAGCTTGCCACACTCACAGTCAGAGATAAGGAAGAGACAGAGAACAATACACCGGCCGAGCTGGAGATGCTCAAGCGTCTGGATGTCAGGTTCCTTGAGAAACCTGCATTTGCGGTTGGACACTGCATAGAGGTAGTGAAATATATGGCTCAGCTTTCTAAGAATAGTATTGATATGGCACTGTCCCTGGTGGATAATTATGATGAGACGGTCAGAGATAAGGTTGAAGATCTTGAGGGGATCATAGATACCTACGAGGATGAGGTTGGATCATACATGGTAAAACTCAGTAGCAAGGAACTTTCCCACGAGGACAGCCAGAAGGTATCGATCGGACTCCACGTTATAGGTGATCTTGAGAGAATGTCTGATCATGCCATAACCATAGCTGATATATGTAGGAAGATGAACGAGACCGGGGCAGTGTTCTCGGAAAAGGCGAAGGCAGAGCTGAGCGTGTATAAGGATGCGGTACAAAACATTGTTGAGATGACGGTTGATGCCTATGAAAAGGAAGATCTTCAGGAGGCTTCACATGTGGAACCGCTCGAGGAGGCAATCAATGAACTCAACAGTGCAGTCAAGAAACAGCACATCAAGAGGCTTCAGAAGGGCAAGTGTACTATAGAGCTTGGAATATCCCTGGAGAACCTTATCAACAACTACGAGAGAGTTGCGGATCATTGTTCAAATGTGGCGGTCGCTATGCTTCAGCTTAAGTCAGACAACTTCGATACGCACGAGTATCTCGACAATATGAAGAAGGATTCCAACATAGATTTCCAGAGCATGTACACATATTACAGGGAAATGTATAAATTGAAATAA
- a CDS encoding BMP family ABC transporter substrate-binding protein codes for MSANEYLKAQKLGEKRYQAAVAKNEYPYLPVLDEIISPSDTVGEVNLGLQTISLDRVVGTATAARTTAFASNFMPILDYHTEFGMKWAALCESHIEEGIHDPIKVYEYMNKFYVVEGNKRVSVLKYFGADSVPAMVTRKIPRKTDSLENKIYFEFIDFHKQTGINYVYFSQLGGYDKLRECIGITKDSNFTEDERLDFNSAHLAFEKAYLAKKGSEDLTITVDDAMLVFLNVYGYESLKQMSAAQVKDSVDKIWNEIILVNTKKDQTVLPKLDPVEPKKSILDMVIRPSGPSNLKVAFVYDKTPANSVWTYSHELGRMDMENKLGDSVDSRTFCNVDTQTKLVECLNRLVDEKYDVIFTTGPEMLPEALKVAVLHPEIKILNCSLSLANSHVRTYYARMYEVKFLTGMIAGSLCADGQIGYVADYPIFGTTANINAFAIGARMVNPRAKIYLQWTKVKGADPQKFFEKNGITYISDRDMIMPDDASRNFGLYHYDQNGEVVNLAMPFYNWGAFYERILRSILEGNWKQEEKNETANAVSYWWGMSAGIVDVICSKHLPSGTKKLISMMSELIREGAVTPFSGKLTSQNGIVRNEDDGAMLHEDILKMDWLAENVVGMLPGDDDLVDDAKNVVALQGVDTPESLELKSVPDVK; via the coding sequence ATGTCAGCAAACGAATATTTAAAAGCACAGAAACTTGGCGAGAAGAGATACCAGGCAGCCGTAGCAAAAAATGAATATCCATATCTTCCGGTTCTGGATGAGATAATATCACCATCAGATACAGTTGGTGAGGTCAATCTTGGACTCCAGACGATATCACTTGACAGAGTGGTAGGTACTGCGACTGCGGCAAGAACGACGGCGTTTGCAAGTAATTTTATGCCTATTTTGGATTATCACACAGAATTTGGAATGAAATGGGCAGCCCTGTGTGAGTCACATATAGAGGAAGGTATTCATGATCCTATAAAGGTGTATGAATACATGAACAAGTTTTATGTAGTAGAGGGAAACAAGAGAGTGAGTGTGCTCAAGTACTTTGGAGCGGATTCTGTACCAGCCATGGTGACGAGAAAGATTCCTAGAAAGACCGACTCTCTTGAAAATAAGATATATTTTGAATTTATAGATTTTCATAAGCAGACAGGGATCAATTATGTCTATTTCTCACAGCTTGGCGGGTATGATAAGCTGAGGGAATGTATAGGCATCACAAAGGATTCCAATTTTACAGAGGATGAAAGGCTTGATTTCAACTCGGCGCATCTTGCATTTGAGAAGGCATATCTGGCAAAGAAGGGCAGTGAAGATCTGACGATCACTGTCGATGATGCCATGCTTGTATTTCTCAATGTTTATGGTTACGAGAGCTTGAAACAGATGTCAGCAGCTCAGGTAAAGGATAGTGTTGACAAGATATGGAACGAGATTATCCTGGTAAACACTAAAAAAGACCAGACTGTTCTGCCTAAGCTTGATCCTGTTGAACCTAAGAAATCAATCCTAGATATGGTTATCAGACCATCAGGTCCATCCAATCTGAAGGTGGCATTTGTATATGACAAAACTCCGGCTAACTCGGTATGGACATACAGCCATGAACTGGGTAGAATGGATATGGAAAATAAGCTTGGTGATTCTGTGGACAGCAGAACTTTCTGCAATGTGGATACACAGACAAAGCTTGTGGAGTGCCTGAACAGACTGGTCGATGAGAAGTATGATGTCATATTTACTACAGGTCCGGAGATGCTGCCTGAAGCACTTAAAGTAGCAGTACTCCATCCTGAAATAAAGATACTCAATTGTTCACTGAGTCTTGCAAACAGCCATGTCAGAACATATTATGCCAGAATGTACGAGGTTAAGTTCCTGACAGGAATGATCGCAGGAAGTCTGTGCGCAGATGGACAGATAGGCTATGTGGCTGATTATCCGATATTTGGAACTACAGCGAATATCAATGCATTTGCCATAGGTGCCAGAATGGTTAATCCGAGAGCGAAGATATATCTGCAGTGGACAAAAGTCAAGGGCGCGGATCCACAGAAATTTTTCGAGAAAAATGGAATAACATATATTTCAGATAGAGATATGATCATGCCAGATGATGCATCACGTAATTTTGGATTGTATCATTATGATCAGAATGGAGAAGTTGTGAATTTAGCCATGCCTTTTTATAACTGGGGAGCGTTCTACGAGAGAATCCTCAGGTCGATATTGGAAGGCAATTGGAAACAGGAAGAGAAGAATGAAACAGCCAATGCAGTCAGCTATTGGTGGGGAATGTCAGCAGGGATTGTTGATGTTATATGTTCAAAGCATCTTCCGTCAGGAACGAAGAAGCTTATATCCATGATGAGTGAGCTTATAAGAGAGGGGGCTGTCACTCCGTTTAGTGGCAAGCTTACATCTCAGAATGGTATTGTCAGGAATGAGGATGATGGAGCGATGCTTCATGAGGATATACTCAAGATGGATTGGCTGGCAGAGAATGTAGTCGGAATGCTGCCGGGTGATGATGATCTGGTTGATGATGCTAAGAATGTTGTGGCTCTTCAGGGTGTAGATACACCAGAGAGCCTGGAGCTAAAGTCGGTTCCAGATGTAAAGTAG